The proteins below are encoded in one region of Shewanella putrefaciens:
- a CDS encoding SMI1/KNR4 family protein — MPFELSEEQLVLTEQELGATLPREYREAMKLDNGGEAVTAEDDWELYPIKDTSDRKRISRTCNHILYETELCKGFHHFPDNAVAIAGNGLGDQMVFIKESGRILDTVYLWLHETGELQQLAASFNGIEKL, encoded by the coding sequence ATGCCTTTTGAATTATCGGAAGAACAATTAGTCCTAACTGAACAAGAGTTGGGTGCAACATTGCCACGCGAATATCGTGAAGCGATGAAATTGGATAATGGTGGCGAAGCCGTTACAGCAGAAGATGATTGGGAGTTGTATCCGATTAAAGATACTTCTGATAGAAAACGAATTTCCCGCACTTGCAATCATATCCTTTATGAAACTGAGTTGTGCAAAGGGTTTCACCATTTCCCCGATAATGCGGTCGCGATTGCGGGCAATGGGTTAGGCGACCAAATGGTTTTTATCAAGGAATCAGGCCGGATTTTGGACACTGTGTATTTGTGGCTTCATGAAACGGGTGAGCTTCAACAATTGGCCGCTTCATTTAATGGAATTGAAAAGCTGTAA